One Antennarius striatus isolate MH-2024 chromosome 17, ASM4005453v1, whole genome shotgun sequence genomic window carries:
- the hectd1 gene encoding E3 ubiquitin-protein ligase HECTD1 isoform X1 has product MADVDPDTLLEWLQMGQGDERDMQLIALEQLCMLLLMSDNVDRCFETCPPRTFLPALCKIFLDESAPDNVLEVTARAITYYLDVSAECTRRIVGVDGAIKALCNRLVVVELNNRTSRDLAEQCVKVLELICTRESGAVFEAGGLNCVLSFIRDSGHLVHKDTLHSAMAVVSRLCSKMEPQDSSLETCVESLSSLLKHEDHQVSDGALRCFASLADRFTRRGVDPAPLAKHGLTEELLSRMAAAGGTVSGPASSCKPGRTSTGAAPPAPDSKLSNQVSTIVSLLSTLCRGSPLVTHDLLRSALPDSMESALGGDERCVLDTMRLVDLLLVLLFEGRKALPKSTAGSTGRIPGLRRLDSSGERSHRQLIDCIRSKDTDALIDAIDTGAFEVNFMDDVGQTLLNWASAFGTQEMVEFLCERGADVNRGQRSSSLHYAACFGRPQVAKTLLRHGANPDLRDEDGKTPLDKARERGHSEVVAILQSPGDWMCPVNKGDDKKKKDVNKEEEEGSEPKGDPEMAPIYLRRLLPVFAQTFQQTMLPSIRKASLALIRKMVHYSSEVLLKEVCDSETGHNLPTVLVEITATVLDQEDDDDGHLLALQIIRDLVDKGGDVFLDQLARLGVINKVSTLAGPASDDENEDETKPEKEEEVQEDAREIQQGKPYHWKDWSIIRGRDCLYIWSDAAALELSNGSNGWFRFILDGKLATMYSSGSPEGGSDSSESRSEFLEKLQRARSQVKPVTASQPILSSVGPTKLTVGNWSLTCLKEGEIAIHNSDGQQATILKEDLPGFVFESNRGTKHSFTAETSLGSEFVTGWTGKRGRKLKSKLEKTKQKVKSMARELYDDHFKAVESMPRGVVVTLRNISTQLESAWELHTNRQCIEGENTWRDLMKTALENLIVVLKDENTISPYEMCSSGLVQALFTVLNNSVELDLKHDCKPLMERINVFKAAFSENEDDESRPAVALIRKLIAVLESIERLPLHLYDTPGSSYNLQILTRRLRFRLERAPGETALIDRTGRMLKMEPLATVESLEQYLLKMVAKQWYDFERSSFVFVRKLREGQTFTFRHQHDFDENGIVYWVGTNAKTAYEWVNPAAYGLVVVTSSEGRNLPYGRLEDILSRDSSALNCHTNDDKNACFAVDLGLWVIPSAYTLRHARGYGRSALRNWVFQVSKDGQIWTTLYTHVDDCSLNEPGSTATWPLDPSKDEKQGWRHIRIKQMGKNASGQTHYLSLSGLELYGTVTAVCEDQLGKAVKEAEANLRRQRRLFRSQVMKYIVPGARVVRGIDWKWRDQDGNPAGEGTVTGEAHNGWIDVTWDAGGSNSYRMGAEGKFDLKLAPGYDPESAATAPSPKPVSSTVSGPASSTVGPSVMPGAGGGTTTTSSSSLQQQSWGGLVKNNCPDKGGATSFGGAGSSSRKGSSSSVCSVASSSDISLSSSVGLPGVGGLRLERRAEGLLLDQGPGVGLVTGGGVGPDGQQLEPIVVLSSVVEGGSGSASSSGTLTADTPGPGDEARNKDSSTATIDPATAISMGLVSVSSPDVSSVSESSSKDTPSQRPLCSAANARLSVSSLLAAGAPMSSSASVPNLSSREASLMESFVRRAPNMSRTNATNNMNLSRSSSDNNTNTLGRNVMSTATSPLMGAQSFPNLTTTGTTSTVTMSTSIVTSSNNVATATTGLSVGQLLSNTLTTSLTSTSSESDTGQEAEFSLYDFLDSCRANTLLAELDDEEDLPEADDDDDENEDDNQEDQEYEEVLEEEEYETKGGRRRTWDDDFVLKRQFSALVPAFDPRPGRTNVQQTTDLEIPTPGTPHSEVQEEVECAPSPHLSLTLKVAGLGTTREVELPLSNYKSTIFYYVQRLLQLSCNGAVKTDKLRRIWEPTYTIMYRELKDSDKEKDNGKMDLCEHSISVGSRSGGLSPSSLSANQSSEILGVAREAAQAKAGCSQNACGVEDVLQLLRILYIIGGDSASKVRTLQEDFDELQFNASPEEFTSKKITTKILQQIEEPLALASGALPDWCEQLTSKCPFLIPFETRQLYFTCTAFGASRAIVWLQNRREATMERSRPSTTVRRDDPGEFRVGRLKHERVKVPRGEAMMEWAESVMQLHADRKSVLEVEFQGEEGTGLGPTLEFYALVAAEFQRTSLGIWLCDDDFPDDESRQVDLGGGLKPPGFYVQRSCGLFPAPFPQDSEELERITKLFHFLGVFLAKCIQDNRLVDLPISQPFFKLLCMGDIKSNMSKLLYQSRGSPQGHDPERPHLLPFLLLSEMQSEASTEESQETYSVGSFDEDSKSEFIMDPPKPKPPAWYHGILTWDDFQLVNPHRASFLKEVKELAVKRRQILASKSLSEDEKNTRLQDLMLRNPLGSGPPLSIEDLGLNFQFCPSSKVHGFSAVDLKPNGDDEMVTMENAEEYVELMFDLCMHTGIQKQMEAFREGFNRVFPMEKLSSFSHKEVQMILCGNQSPSWTADDIINYTEPKLGYTRDSPGFLRFVRVLCGMSSDERKAFLQFTTGCSTLPPGGLANLHPRLTIVRKVDATDSSYPSVNTCVHYLKLPEYSSEDIMRERLLAATMEKGFHLN; this is encoded by the exons ATGGCCGACGTGGACCCAGACACCCTGCTGGAGTGGCTGCAGATGGGCCAGGGCGATGAGCGCGACATGCAGCTCATCGCCCTGGAGCAGCTCtgcatgctgctgctgatgtccGACAACGTCGACCGCTGCTTCGAGAC CTGTCCTCCTCGGACTTTCCTCCCAGCGCTCTGTAAGATCTTCCTGGACGAGAGCGCCCCCGACAACGTGCTGGAGGTCACAGCCAGAGCCATCACCTACTACCTGGACGTGTCTGCTGAGTGCACCCGGAGGATTGTGGGAGTGGACGGAGCCATCAAGGCGCTGTGCAACcggctggtggtggtggagctCAACAACCGGACCAGCAGAGACCTGGCTGAGCAGTGCGTCAAG GTGCTGGAGCTGATCTGCACCAGGGAGTCCGGCGCCGTGTTCGAGGCCGGCGGTCTGAACTGCGTGCTGAGTTTCATCCGGGACAGCGGCCACCTGGTCCACAAAGACACGCTGCACTCGGCGATGGCCGTCGTGTCACGACTCTGCAGCAAGATGGAGCCTCAGGACTCGTCGCTGGAGACGTGCGTCGAGTCGTTGTCCAGCCTCCTCAAACACGAGGACCACCAG GTGTCCGACGGCGCTCTACGCTGCTTTGCCTCGCTGGCGGACAGGTTCACCCGCCGCGGCGTGGACCCCGCTCCTTTAGCCAAACACGGCCTGACGGAAGAGCTGCTGTCCCGCATGGCGGCCGCCGGAGGGACTGTGTcgggccccgcctcctcctgtaAGCCCGGACGGACCTCGACGGGCGCCGCCCCTCCGGCGCCGGACTCCAAACTCAGCAACCAGGTGTCGACCATCGTCAGCCTGCTGTCCACCCTGTGCAGAGGCTCCCCGCTCGTCACACAC GACCTGCTGCGTTCGGCGCTGCCCGACTCGATGGAGTCGGCTCTGGGGGGAGACGAGCGCTGCGTCCTGGACACGATGCGGTTGGTTGACCTCCTCCTGGTGCTTCTGTTCGAGGGACGGAAGGCGCTGCCCAAATCCACCGCCGGCTCCACGGGCCGCATCCCCGGCCTGCGCCGCCTGGACAGCTCCGGGGAGCGATCACACCGACAGCTCATCGACTGTATCCGCAGCAAAGACACCGACGCCCTGATCGACGCCATCGACACCGGCG CTTTTGAGGTGAACTTCATGGACGACGTGGGACAGACGCTGCTCAACTGGGCTTCAGCGTTTGGAACGCAGGAAATG GTGGAGTTTTTATGTGAGAGGGGGGCGGACGTcaacagaggtcagaggtcatcctCACTTCACTACGCTGCGTGTTTTGGACGTCCACAAGTAGCGAAG ACGCTCCTGCGTCACGGAGCCAATCCTGACCTGAGAGACGAGGACGGGAAGACGCCTCTGGACAAAGCCCGGGAGCGCGGACACAGCGAGGTGGTGGCCATACTGCAGTCTCCTG GAGACTGGATGTGTCCTGTGAATAAAGGCGacgacaagaagaagaaggacgtgaacaaagaggaagaggagggcagcGAGCCCAAAGGAGACCCGGAAATGGCTCCGATCTACCTGAGGAGGCTCCTGCCTGTTTTTGCACAAACCTTTCAGCAAACCATGCTGCCTTCTATTAG GAAAGCCAGTCTGGCTCTGATCAGGAAGATGGTTCACTACAGCAGTGAAGTCCTGTTGAAGGAGGTGTGTGACAGCGAAACAGGACACAACCTTCCCACTGTGCTGGTGGAGATCACCGCCACTGTGCTCGACCAggag GATGACGACGACGGTCACCTCCTGGCTCTGCAGATCATCAGAGATCTGGTGGATAAAGGCGGAGACGTCTTCCTCGACCAGCTGGCTCGATTGGGCGTCATCAACAAGGTGTCCACTCTGGCCGGACCGGCGTCCGACGACGAGAACGAGGACGAAACCAAACCCGAAAAG GAGGAAGAGGTCCAAGAGGACGCCAGAGAGATCCAGCAGGGGAAGCCGTACCACTGGAAGGACTGGTCCATCATCCGGGGGAGGGACTGCCTCTACATCTGGTCGGACGCCGCCGCGCTGGAGCTCTCCAATGGCTCCAATGGCTGGTTCAGGTTCATCCTGGACGGGAAGCTGGCCACCATGTACTCCAGCGGGAGTCCAGAGGGGGGGTCGGACAGCTCGG AGTCTCGCAGCGAGTTCCTGGAGAAGCTGCAGCGAGCAAGGAGTCAGGTGAAACCGGTCACGGCCAGCCAGCCCATCCTGTCCAGCGTGGGCCCCACCAAGCTCACCGTGGGGAACTGGTCCCTCACCTGTCTGAAGGAGGGGGAGATCGCCATCCACAACTCAGACGGGCAGCAGGCCACCATCCTGAAGGAAGACCTGCCGGGCTTCGTGTTCGAGTCCAACAGGGGAACCAAACACTCGTTCACCGCCGAGACCTCACTGG GCTCTGAGTTTGTGACGGGCTGGACGGGGAAGCGAGGCAGGAAGCTGAAGTCCAAGCTGGAGAAGACGAAGCAGAAGGTGAAGAGCATGGCGCGGGAGCTTTACGACGACCACTTCAAAGCCGTGGAGAGCATGCCCAGGGGCGTGGTGGTCACCCTGAGGAACATCTCCACGCAGCTGGAGTCCGCCTGGGAGCTGCACACGAACCGGCAG TGTATTGAAGGAGAGAACACGTGGAGGGACCTGATGAAGACGGCTCTGGAGAACCTGATCGTAGTTCTGAaggatgaaaacacaatttctcCGTACGAGATGTGCAGCAGCGGCCTGGTGCAGGCGCTGTTCACCGTCCTCAATAAC agCGTGGAACTGGACCTGAAACATGATTGTAAGCCTTTAATGGAGAGGATCAATGTCTTTAAGGCGGCTTTCAGCGAGAATGAAGACGATGAAAG ccgACCAGCTGTTGCCTTAATCCGTAAACTGATCGCTGTCCTGGAGTCGATAGAACGTCTACCTCTGCACCTGTACGACACTCCAGGCTCCTCCTACAACCTGCAG ATCTTGACAAGGAGGCTGCGGTTCCGTCTGGAGCGAGCGCCGGGCGAGACGGCGCTGATCGACCGGACCGGTCGCATGTTGAAGATGGAGCCGCTGGCGACCGTGGAGTCTCTGGAGCAGTACTTGCTGAAGATG GTGGCGAAGCAGTGGTACGACTTCGAGCGCTCCTCGTTCGTCTTCGTGAGGAAGCTGAGGGAAGGACAGACCTTCACCTTCAGACACCAACACGACTTCGATGAGAATGGAATTGTCTACTGGGTCGGAACCAACGCCAA GACGGCCTATGAGTGGGTAAATCCTGCCGCCTACGGTCTGGTGGTGGTGACATCATCGGAGGGGCGGAACCTTCCTTACGGGAGGTTGGAGGACATCCTGAGTCGGGATAGCTCCGCCCTCAACTGCCACACAAATGACGACAAAAACGCCTGCTTCGCCGTGGACCTCGGGCTGTGGGTCATCCCGTCTGCGTACACACTGAGACACGCCAG GGGTTACGGTCGCTCCGCCTTGAGGAACTGGGTGTTCCAGGTGTCGAAGGACGGTCAGATCTGGACGACGCTCTACACCCACGTGGACGACTGCAGCCTCAACGAACCCGG GTCGACGGCCACGTGGCCTCTGGACCCGTCCAAAGACGAGAAGCAGGGGTGGAGACACATCCGCATCAAACAGATGGGGAAGAACGCCAGCGGTCAGACGCACTACCTGTCCCTGTCTGGGCTGGAGCTGTACGGCACCGTCACTGCCGTCTGCGAGGACCAGCTGG gtaAAGCAGTAAAGGAGGCTGAGGCGAACCTTCGTCGCCAGCGCCGCTTGTTCCGCTCCCAGGTGATGAAGTACATCGTCCCTGGGGCGCGAGTGGTCCGGGGTATTGACTGGAAGTGGCGCGACCAGGATGGCAACCCGGCCGGGGAGGGAACCGTCACCGGAGAGGCTCACAACG GCTGGATTGATGTAACCTGGGATGCTGGCGGCTCTAACTCTTACCGTATGGGTGCTGAAGGGAAGTTTGACCTCAAGCTTGCTCCAGGGTACGACCCTGAGTCGGCTGCCACAGCGCCGTCACCCAAACCTGTCTCATCCACTGTTTCAGGCCCCGCCTCTTCCACGGTGGGACCCTCCGTGATGCCGGGCGCCGGCGGcggcaccaccaccacctcctcgtCCTCCCTGCAGCAGCAGTCGTGGGGTGGCCTGGTGAAAAATAACTGTCCGGACAAGGGCGGGGCCACGTCGTTCGGAGGGGCCGGCTCCTCCAGCAGGaagggcagcagcagctccgtctGCAGCGTCGCCTCTTCCTCCGACATCAGCCTGAGCTCCTCCGTGGGGCTCCCGGGCGTCGGGGGGCTGCGGCTGGAGAGGCGGGCCGAGGGGCTGCTGCTGGACCAGGGCCCCGGTGTGGGACTAGTGACGGGAGGCGGGGTCGGCCCCGACGGGCAGCAGCTGGAGCCCATTGTGGTGCTGTCGTCCGTGGTGGAAGGGGGGTCCGGGTCGGCGTCCAGCTCCGGAACGCTCACCGCTGACACCCCCGGCCCCGGCGATGAAGCCAGGAACAAGGACTCGTCCACGGCGACCATTGATCCGGCCACCGCCATCTCCATGGGGCTGGTGAGCGTCAGCTCCCCCGACGTCAGCTCCGTGTCGGAGTCGTCCAGCAAGGACACGCCTTCCCAGAGGCCCCTCTGCTCGGCGGCCAACGCCCGGCTGTCCGTCAGCTCGCTGCTCGCCGCCGGCGCTCCCATGAGCTCCAGCGCCAGCGTGCCCAACCTGTCGTCGCGGGAGGCCAGCCTCATGGAGTCCTTCGTCCGCCGCGCGCCCAACATGTCGCGGACCAACGCCACCAACAACATGAACCTGAGCCGCAGCAGCAGCGACAACAACACCAACACGCTGGGCAGGAACGTGATGAGCACCGCCA cttCTCCTCTCATGGGCGCTCAGAGCTTTCCTAACCTCACCACCACCGGCACCACCTCCACCGTCACCATGTCAACCTCCATAGTAACCAGCAGCAATAACGTAGCCACAGCAACcacaggtctgtctgtgggcCAGTTACTAAGCAACACCCTGACGACCAGCCTGACATCCACGTCCAGTGAGAGTGACACGGGGCAGGAGGCGGAGTTTTCTCTCTATG ACTTCTTAGACAGTTGCCGTGCCAACACACTCTTGGCGGAGCTCGACGATGAGGAGGACCTCCCGGAGGCcgatgatgacgacgacgagAACGAAGACGACAATCAGGAGGACCAGGAGTACGAGGAGGTCCTG gaggaagaggagtacgAGACCAAAGGAGGACGAAGGAGGACCTGGGACGACGATTTTGTCCTTAAGAGGCAGTTCTCTGCTCTGGTCCCCGCCTTCGACCCGCGACCGGGAAGAACCAACGTCCAGCAGACCACCGACCTGGAGATCCCCAcgccag GAACTCCTCATTCGGAGgttcaggaggaggtggagtgcGCGCCGTCTCCTCACCTGTCCCTCACCCTGAAG gtggcGGGGCTGGGCACGACGCGGGAGGTGGAGCTTCCTCTGTCCAACTACAAGTCGACCATCTTCTACTACGTCCAGCGACTGCTGCAGCTCTCCTGCAACGGCGCCGTGAAGACGGACAAGCTGCGCCGCATCTGGGAGCCCACGTACAC GATAATGTACCGAGAACTGAAGGACTCGGACAAAGAGAAGGATAACGGAAAGATG GACTTGTGTGAACACAGCATCAGTGTGGGGAGTCGGTCTGGCGGGCTGAGCCCAAGCTCGCTttcggccaatcagagcagcgAGATTCTGGGCGTGGCCAGAGAGGCGGCACAGGCGAAAGCAGGCTGCAGCCAGAATGCCTGCGGGGTGGAGGACGTCTTGCAGCTGCTGCGCATCCTCTACATCATCGGAGGAGACTCTGCCTCCAAAGTGCGCACTCTGCAGGAGG ATTTCGACGAGCTGCAGTTCAACGCATCTCCAGAGGAATTCACCAGCAAGAAGATCACAACCAAGATCCTGCAGCAGATCGAG GAGCCTCTCGCTCTGGCCAGCGGCGCTCTGCCCGACTGGTGTGAACAGCTCACCTCCAAGTGTCCTTTCCTCATCCCCTTCGAGACGCGGCAGCTCTACTTCACCTGCACGGCGTTCGGCGCGTCCAG gGCGATCGTGTGGCTCCAGAACCGGCGGGAGGCGACCATGGAGCGCTCCAGGCCGTCCACCACGGTGCGGCGCGACGACCCCGGAGAGTTCAGGGTGGGCCGGCTCAAACACGAGCGAGTCAAAGTCCCCCGAGGGGAGGCCATGATGGAGTGGGCGGAGTCGGTGATGCAGCTCCACGCCGACAGGAAGTCCGTGCTGGAG GTGGAGTTCCAGGGGGAGGAGGGAACTGGTCTCGGTCCCACGCTGGAGTTTTACGCTCTGGTGGCTGCAGAGTTCCAGAGAACGTCTCTGGGGATCTGGTTGTGTGACGACGACTTCCCTGACGACGAGTCCCGACAG GTGGACCTGGGTGGAGGTCTGAAGCCCCCCGGCTTCTATGTTCAGCGCTCCTGCGGTCTGTTCCCGGCTCCGTTCCCTCAGGACAGCGAGGAGCTGGAGCGCATCACCAAGCTCTTCCACTTCCTGGGCGTCTTCCTGGCCAAGTGCATCCAGGACAACCGTCTGGTGGACCTGCCCATCTCCCAGCCCTTCTTCAAGCTGCTCTGCATGGGCGACATCAAGTCCAACATGAGCAAGCTGCTGTACCAGTCGCGCGGCTCGCCGCAGGGTCACGACCCCGAGCGGCCCCACCTGCTGCCTTTCCTGCTGCTGTCCGAGATGCAGTCGGAGGCGTCCACCGAGGAGAGCCAGGAGACCTACTCCGTGGGCAGTTTCGACGAGGACTCCAAGTCCGAGTTCATCATGGACCCCCCGAAACCCAAACCCCCTGCCTGGTATCACGGCATCCTCACCTGGGACGACTTCCAGCTGGTCAACCCGCACCG GGCGAGTTTCctgaaggaggtgaaggagctgGCGGTGAAGAGGAGGCAGATCCTGGCCAGTAAGAGTTTATCTGAGGACGAGAAGAACACCCGGCTGCAGGACCTGATGCTGAGGAACCCCCTGGGCTCCGGACCCCCCCTCAGCATCGAGGACCTCGG GTTGAACTTCCAGTTCTGTCCGTCGTCCAAAGTCCACGGGTTCTCAGCGGTGGACCTCAAACCCAACGGAGACGACGAG atggtGACGATGGAGAACGCTGAGGAATACGTGGAGTTGATGTTCGACTTGTGTATGCACACCGGCATCCAGAAGCAGATGGAGGCCTTCAGAG AGGGTTTTAATCGAGTGTTCCCCATGGAGAAGCTGAGTTCTTTCAGCCACAAGGAGGTTCAGATGATCCTCTGTGGAAACCAATCACCTTCCTGGACtgccgatgacatcatcaactaCACCGAACCAAAGCTAGGTTACACCAGAGACAG TCCCGGCTTCCTGCGCTTCGTCAGAGTTTTATGCGGGATGTCGTCGGACGAGAGGAAAGCGTTCCTTCAGTTCACCACCGGCTGCTCcacgctgccccctggtggcctcGCCAACCTGCACCCCCGCCTCACTATCGTCAGGAAG GTTGACGCCACAGACTCCAGTTACCCATCAGTCAACACCTGCGTTCACTACCTGAAGCTCCCTGAGTATTCGTCCGAGGACATCATGCGGGAGCGTCTGCTAGCCGCCACCATGGAGAAAGGCTTCCACCTCAACTGA